In a genomic window of Cyanobacteria bacterium QS_8_64_29:
- a CDS encoding cytochrome b6-f complex subunit PetG: protein MIEPLLLGIVLGLVFITLAGLFFDAYRQYRRGG, encoded by the coding sequence ATGATCGAGCCGCTACTGCTTGGCATTGTGCTGGGGCTGGTCTTTATTACACTGGCTGGGCTGTTCTTTGACGCCTACCGGCAGTACCGGCGCGGCGGCTAG
- the rsmD gene encoding 16S rRNA (guanine(966)-N(2))-methyltransferase RsmD: protein MRIYGNRRLETLPGRAIRPTPSRVREALFDYWQGQIQDCRWLDLCAGSGAMGAEALCRGASWVVGIERSGRACRAIAHNWQRLAPSPHAFQLLRGGVCERLPALAGQQFDRAYFDPPYGSGLYQPVLSAIAALELLAPNGELAVEYDPQAWEAASFGDLRLIRCKPYGSTALAFYRRS, encoded by the coding sequence ATGCGGATTTACGGCAATCGCCGGCTGGAAACGCTGCCTGGCCGCGCGATTCGACCGACGCCCTCGCGCGTGCGTGAGGCACTATTCGATTACTGGCAGGGCCAAATTCAGGACTGCCGCTGGCTAGATTTGTGCGCGGGCAGTGGGGCCATGGGCGCCGAAGCCCTGTGCCGCGGCGCCAGCTGGGTGGTGGGCATCGAGCGCTCGGGGCGTGCCTGCCGCGCGATCGCGCACAATTGGCAGCGGCTCGCGCCATCGCCGCATGCGTTCCAACTACTGCGCGGCGGGGTTTGCGAGCGCCTGCCTGCACTAGCAGGCCAACAGTTCGACCGCGCCTACTTTGACCCGCCTTATGGCAGCGGCCTCTACCAACCGGTTCTGAGCGCAATCGCGGCGCTGGAGCTACTCGCCCCTAATGGGGAATTGGCCGTCGAGTACGACCCGCAGGCCTGGGAAGCGGCTTCGTTTGGCGACCTGCGGCTCATCCGCTGCAAACCCTACGGCAGCACCGCACTAGCTTTTTACCGCCGGTCCTAG
- a CDS encoding cytochrome C, whose translation MIDRLALPPSAVRWVAIGLLAFVLLALLGWWGSYWYRSSDPFVQQALSLERHPEQGREIFQVNCAGCHGVNADGHVGPSLHGVTQRKSDAELIRQVTSGTTPPMPEFQPDPQEMADLLGYLEQL comes from the coding sequence GTGATCGACCGCCTCGCTTTGCCCCCAAGCGCAGTTCGGTGGGTAGCAATCGGGCTGCTGGCATTCGTGCTGTTGGCATTGCTTGGCTGGTGGGGCAGCTACTGGTACCGCAGCTCAGATCCCTTCGTCCAGCAAGCGCTCTCGCTAGAGCGCCATCCCGAGCAGGGCCGCGAAATCTTTCAAGTGAACTGTGCTGGGTGCCATGGCGTCAATGCCGACGGGCACGTGGGGCCCAGCTTGCACGGTGTGACCCAACGCAAATCCGATGCCGAGCTGATCCGCCAAGTAACCAGCGGGACCACGCCCCCCATGCCGGAGTTTCAGCCCGATCCGCAAGAAATGGCTGACCTGCTGGGCTACCTTGAGCAGCTATAG